From the genome of Nocardia sp. NBC_01503, one region includes:
- a CDS encoding cold-shock protein, giving the protein MPTGKVKWYDVEKGFGFLSQDEGEDVYVRSSALPEGVEALKPGQRVEFGMAAGRRGPQALSLKLLETPTVRGPERERGERRPRGEGPINRKSTDELHGLIEDMITILETKVQPDLRRGKYPDRKTAQRIAEVVRGVARELDH; this is encoded by the coding sequence GTGCCGACCGGCAAGGTGAAGTGGTACGACGTCGAAAAGGGCTTCGGCTTCCTTTCCCAGGACGAGGGTGAGGACGTCTATGTTCGATCGTCGGCGCTGCCCGAAGGTGTCGAAGCGCTCAAGCCCGGACAGCGGGTCGAATTCGGGATGGCGGCGGGTCGTCGCGGTCCGCAGGCCTTGAGCCTCAAGCTGCTCGAAACCCCAACTGTCCGTGGACCTGAGCGCGAACGCGGTGAACGTCGGCCCCGCGGTGAGGGTCCGATCAACCGCAAGTCCACCGATGAGCTGCACGGCCTCATCGAGGACATGATCACGATCCTGGAGACCAAGGTGCAGCCCGATCTGCGCCGCGGTAAGTACCCGGATCGCAAGACCGCACAGCGCATCGCCGAGGTCGTGCGCGGCGTCGCGCGCGAGCTCGACCACTAG
- a CDS encoding resuscitation-promoting factor Rpf1 domain-containing protein: MSGRHRKPSNTGRTVAKVALTGIALGGAGVAMAGNASAAPDSDWDRLAQCEAGGNWGINTGNGFQGGLQFSPSTWTAHGGGEYAPTANQASREQQITVAEKVLASQGWGAWPSCSSSLGLHSAPSQRTAPQTEAPTKWNPPAPGNVQAADGSQQVFQAVDRAMEIAQQQGINIPQPVLDFLNVSKANNTQLDPSIVNFFQANKGLLPN, encoded by the coding sequence ATGAGTGGACGCCATCGCAAGCCGAGTAACACCGGTCGCACGGTCGCCAAGGTAGCCCTGACGGGCATCGCCCTCGGTGGAGCCGGAGTGGCCATGGCCGGTAACGCCAGCGCGGCACCCGACTCCGACTGGGATCGCCTCGCACAGTGCGAAGCCGGAGGCAACTGGGGTATCAACACCGGGAACGGTTTCCAGGGAGGGCTGCAGTTCTCGCCCAGCACCTGGACCGCCCACGGCGGCGGCGAATACGCCCCCACCGCCAACCAGGCCAGCCGCGAACAGCAGATCACCGTCGCCGAGAAGGTACTCGCCTCGCAGGGCTGGGGCGCATGGCCCTCCTGCTCCTCGAGCCTCGGCCTGCACAGCGCCCCGTCGCAGCGCACCGCCCCGCAGACGGAAGCGCCGACGAAGTGGAATCCCCCGGCCCCGGGCAACGTCCAGGCCGCCGACGGCAGCCAGCAGGTCTTCCAGGCCGTCGATCGCGCCATGGAGATCGCACAGCAGCAGGGCATCAACATCCCGCAGCCGGTGCTCGACTTCCTGAATGTCAGCAAGGCCAACAACACTCAGCTCGATCCGTCGATCGTGAACTTCTTCCAGGCGAACAAGGGTCTGCTCCCCAACTGA
- a CDS encoding MFS transporter, whose translation MPGGRETPTPDSERARASRGKPEPTRPETTRPLPHSHERDGETEQISDAGLHKPPRKLTVTRVAARRSIELTERGFATFQRAAKADGAEESGLTALVYATMANFATDAAVAVALANTLFFASATAESKTKVALYLLITIAPFAVIAPLIGPMLDRLQRGRRLALAGSFAVRVLVAVLLIFNVNNWALYPLALCMMILSKSFSVLKSAVTPRVLPPGIDLVRTNSRLTVFGLVGGTLGAGGVAGLIASVAHSAGALLFAAVLAGAGCYLSLKIPSWVEVTEGEVPATLTYHGDDSHTEVLDATKAAEIQPSRRRQPLGRAVVTGLWGNGTVRVLTGFLTFYVAFVAKATEHRPVQQAAMLGVVGAAAAIGNFAGNATGARMKLGRPTLIVLLCTLSCVAAAAVAIVLDNLIGAIVATLVAAGASALAKVSLDAAIQDDLPAESIASGFGRSETVLQLSWVIGGSMGVLLPTDWWKGFAAVTAVMALGLAQTVVSYRGHSLLPGLGGNRPQHAQQEIPGAHGAGEPAQ comes from the coding sequence CTGCCCGGCGGGCGCGAAACGCCCACACCCGATTCGGAGCGCGCGCGTGCGAGTCGGGGGAAGCCGGAGCCCACCCGGCCGGAAACGACTCGGCCGCTACCGCACTCGCATGAGCGGGATGGCGAGACCGAGCAGATCAGCGATGCCGGGCTGCACAAACCGCCGCGGAAGTTGACCGTTACGCGGGTGGCGGCGCGGCGGAGTATCGAACTGACCGAGCGGGGATTCGCGACTTTTCAGCGGGCCGCCAAGGCGGATGGGGCCGAGGAGTCCGGGCTTACCGCGCTGGTCTACGCGACCATGGCCAACTTCGCCACGGACGCGGCGGTTGCCGTGGCATTGGCGAACACCCTGTTCTTCGCCAGTGCGACAGCCGAATCCAAGACCAAGGTCGCGCTGTACCTGTTGATCACCATTGCCCCGTTCGCGGTGATCGCGCCCCTGATCGGTCCCATGCTGGATCGATTGCAGCGCGGTCGCAGACTGGCACTCGCGGGTTCGTTCGCTGTGCGTGTGCTGGTGGCGGTACTGCTGATCTTCAATGTGAACAACTGGGCGCTCTATCCCCTCGCCTTGTGCATGATGATTCTGAGTAAATCGTTCTCGGTGCTCAAGAGCGCGGTCACACCGCGTGTACTCCCACCGGGAATCGACCTGGTGCGCACCAACTCCCGACTCACCGTCTTCGGTCTGGTCGGCGGCACACTCGGCGCGGGCGGTGTGGCGGGTCTCATCGCCTCGGTGGCGCATTCGGCGGGCGCACTGCTGTTCGCGGCCGTATTGGCCGGAGCCGGTTGCTATCTCAGCCTGAAGATCCCGTCCTGGGTGGAGGTCACCGAGGGCGAGGTCCCCGCGACCCTGACCTATCACGGCGACGATTCACACACCGAAGTGCTGGACGCCACCAAGGCCGCGGAGATCCAGCCCAGCCGCCGCCGTCAGCCCCTGGGCCGCGCGGTGGTCACCGGTCTGTGGGGCAATGGCACGGTCCGCGTCCTCACCGGATTCCTCACCTTCTATGTGGCTTTCGTCGCCAAGGCCACCGAACACCGCCCGGTCCAGCAGGCCGCCATGCTCGGTGTGGTCGGCGCGGCCGCCGCCATCGGCAACTTCGCCGGCAATGCCACGGGCGCGCGCATGAAGCTGGGCCGCCCCACCCTGATCGTGCTGCTGTGCACCCTGTCCTGCGTCGCGGCCGCGGCCGTGGCCATCGTGCTGGACAACCTGATCGGCGCGATCGTGGCCACCCTGGTCGCCGCGGGTGCGAGCGCACTGGCCAAGGTCTCGCTGGACGCCGCCATCCAGGACGATCTCCCCGCCGAATCGATCGCCTCCGGTTTCGGCCGGTCGGAGACTGTTTTGCAGCTGTCCTGGGTGATCGGCGGCTCGATGGGCGTACTGCTGCCCACCGACTGGTGGAAAGGTTTCGCTGCGGTCACGGCGGTGATGGCGCTGGGGCTGGCGCAAACGGTGGTCAGTTACCGTGGGCATTCGCTGCTGCCCGGTTTGGGCGGCAATCGACCGCAGCACGCGCAGCAGGAGATCCCCGGCGCTCACGGCGCCGGGGAGCCCGCCCAGTGA
- a CDS encoding DUF3027 domain-containing protein yields the protein MSAVGVSESGVRPILAEAVDLARRALLELEPLGVGRHIGVTAEDDSAATHHFEATLPGYRGWQWAVVVAAPPEATHVTVSESALLPGPDALIAPDFLPWDQRIRPGDLAPGDLLAPPAGDPRLVPGYIASGDPVVDDVALELGLGRPQVLSREGREEAADRWFSEFGPETDMARAAPGTCGACGFFVPLAGGLRAAFGVCANAMGADGRVVHMEYGCGAHSDTELPTGAGSPIYEAFDDAAFDVIPAEELRKPEPAPETPAATVEVATETPAAEADDSAAGVVVAAATPAVQAETVVADVIAVVDNTGEAVTVVESVSDAGSAVTVEAADVASESIVVEGVPDAVASESAPVEPAAPDAPADNGIPALFDIADPDAVVDDAWGVSAVRVETETGAADTDDSGAAE from the coding sequence GTGAGCGCGGTTGGAGTTTCGGAGTCCGGTGTTCGGCCGATCCTGGCGGAGGCGGTCGACCTGGCTCGCCGTGCGCTCCTGGAGTTGGAGCCGCTCGGTGTCGGCAGGCATATCGGTGTCACCGCCGAGGATGATTCGGCGGCCACCCATCACTTCGAGGCCACGCTGCCCGGCTATCGCGGCTGGCAGTGGGCGGTTGTCGTGGCCGCCCCGCCCGAGGCGACGCATGTCACGGTGAGCGAATCGGCGCTGCTGCCGGGTCCGGACGCGCTCATCGCCCCGGACTTCCTGCCTTGGGATCAGCGCATCCGCCCGGGTGATCTCGCCCCCGGCGATCTGCTGGCCCCGCCCGCCGGCGATCCGCGCTTGGTCCCGGGCTATATCGCCAGCGGTGATCCGGTCGTCGACGATGTCGCCCTCGAGCTCGGCCTCGGCCGCCCCCAGGTGCTGAGCCGCGAAGGCCGCGAGGAGGCCGCCGATCGCTGGTTCTCCGAATTCGGTCCGGAGACCGATATGGCCCGTGCCGCACCGGGAACCTGTGGCGCCTGCGGATTCTTCGTTCCGCTCGCCGGTGGGCTGCGTGCCGCGTTCGGTGTCTGCGCCAATGCGATGGGCGCGGACGGCCGTGTGGTGCATATGGAGTACGGCTGTGGCGCGCACTCCGATACCGAACTCCCCACGGGTGCGGGCTCACCGATCTACGAGGCCTTCGACGACGCCGCTTTCGACGTGATCCCGGCCGAAGAGCTCCGCAAGCCCGAACCCGCCCCCGAGACTCCGGCCGCCACGGTCGAGGTCGCGACCGAGACTCCGGCTGCCGAGGCGGACGATTCGGCCGCCGGGGTCGTGGTCGCCGCCGCGACTCCCGCAGTGCAGGCGGAGACCGTCGTCGCCGATGTCATTGCCGTCGTGGACAACACCGGCGAGGCGGTGACCGTGGTCGAATCGGTCTCCGACGCCGGGTCCGCGGTGACCGTCGAAGCGGCCGATGTCGCCTCGGAATCCATTGTGGTCGAAGGTGTTCCGGATGCCGTGGCATCCGAATCGGCACCCGTCGAACCCGCGGCGCCGGATGCGCCCGCCGACAATGGGATTCCCGCCCTGTTCGATATCGCCGATCCCGATGCGGTGGTCGATGACGCCTGGGGTGTGAGCGCGGTGCGCGTCGAGACCGAGACCGGCGCGGCGGATACGGACGACTCCGGAGCCGCGGAGTAG
- a CDS encoding sacsin N-terminal ATP-binding-like domain-containing protein — MRGLNGGRGVGDPFDTAGLRAGVIAAWLGSPTRLREDAATESDLVRAGYRDRLLTELAQNAADAAAKAGVAGRVDVRLDGRTLHIANTGVALDVSGVHALTALRASAKSGADASVGRFGVGFTAVLSVSEEIEFRSKGGSVRFSRAETLALMRAEGVEIPDVEGDFTPPALRLAWSSDAEPAAGFDSEIVLRLRDEVDADALLAGMRAEAVDLLLELPALQSIRIADDEIASAVTDLDNGIQELRITGEWEDRRWWQFRTARARWLLPVREGRPVTAPQDVLRAPTRSDEELSLPALLIADILMQPDRRRLLPGARIAELASGYADFALALPPADRLVLVPAPGFARSEADATLREALIAELRETAWLPVLHGPDHAPGIAAPRAADPLLDIDAALDANAARGSAPAAATIRDDEFQLALDLTGSESTVNDVLGHDLSSDASGTSAVADAQNFRGVLPPRSASVFTGATPELAGLLAEIVGPLVIPELSGRAGSDALGVLDVHRIGLARIAELSGSLERPAQWWYSLYDALEPFVLDPLSVEELGALAVPLTDGRVVTGPRTVVLDDQLESAIPVHWARLVHPEAAHELLGRLGARAATPEDLLNDPALRAILEDDPSDPDTVEAVLNLAANAIPGSLPSWLGLLELPDSTGELLPADELLLPEAPLGRVLVEESPFETIADETLIKYGPEALRAIGVGWSFTVLTEEDPTGPDHHLDDEDSWWEDLREDPPVLRAVRDLDLVDEEEWPEALRLLLSDETTRPLLADRDGYTAWWLRKHAHIDGIPLGLMRHPEDESLHGLLPAIPGFADPDLRILRGVLSAPEIMTAQLAEELLDALADPARMPTPEAISTTHRRLAEAMAAGLLDVDDLDFPGQVRALSGAVIDPADALVLDQPWFGPALPADRLVVGDIASAQSLAALLDLPLASEVVTAEVLGVGRATTWSADPLGILLRLQLDTPTRTGELVIHEELRVRLTGAVEATVAVPWWQVGDTTHVRSQPHSG, encoded by the coding sequence ATGCGTGGGTTGAACGGCGGTAGGGGAGTGGGGGATCCGTTCGATACTGCGGGACTGCGGGCGGGGGTGATCGCCGCCTGGCTGGGATCGCCCACCCGATTGCGCGAGGACGCCGCCACCGAGTCGGACCTGGTGCGCGCGGGCTACCGGGATCGGCTGCTGACCGAGCTGGCGCAGAATGCCGCCGATGCCGCCGCCAAGGCGGGGGTCGCCGGAAGGGTCGATGTCCGGCTGGACGGCCGCACCCTGCATATAGCCAATACCGGTGTGGCGCTGGATGTTTCGGGTGTGCACGCGCTGACGGCGCTGCGTGCCTCGGCCAAGTCCGGCGCCGATGCCTCGGTGGGCCGGTTCGGTGTCGGTTTCACCGCCGTACTGAGCGTTTCGGAGGAGATCGAATTCCGTTCCAAGGGTGGTTCGGTGCGGTTCTCCCGTGCCGAGACGCTGGCGCTCATGCGGGCGGAGGGTGTCGAAATACCCGATGTGGAAGGGGATTTCACCCCGCCCGCCCTGCGATTGGCCTGGTCGAGTGATGCCGAGCCCGCGGCCGGATTCGACAGTGAGATCGTCCTGCGACTCCGCGACGAGGTGGACGCCGATGCGCTGCTGGCCGGTATGCGCGCCGAAGCGGTGGATCTGCTGCTGGAATTGCCCGCGCTGCAGAGCATTCGGATCGCCGACGACGAGATAGCCAGTGCGGTAACCGATCTCGACAATGGTATCCAGGAATTGCGGATCACCGGCGAGTGGGAGGACCGCCGCTGGTGGCAGTTCCGGACCGCGCGGGCACGCTGGTTGCTGCCCGTCCGGGAAGGGCGTCCGGTTACCGCGCCCCAGGATGTACTGCGCGCCCCCACCCGTTCGGATGAGGAACTGTCGCTCCCGGCGTTGCTGATCGCCGATATCCTGATGCAACCGGATCGCCGCCGCCTGCTGCCGGGTGCCCGCATCGCCGAATTGGCCTCGGGTTATGCCGATTTCGCGCTGGCACTGCCGCCCGCCGATCGCCTGGTGCTGGTCCCGGCCCCGGGGTTCGCGCGTAGCGAGGCCGATGCGACGCTGCGGGAGGCCCTGATCGCGGAGCTCCGCGAGACCGCCTGGCTGCCGGTGCTGCACGGCCCTGATCACGCGCCCGGAATCGCCGCGCCGCGCGCCGCCGATCCGCTGCTCGATATCGATGCCGCGCTGGATGCGAACGCCGCACGTGGCTCGGCGCCCGCCGCGGCGACCATTCGGGACGACGAATTCCAGCTCGCACTCGATTTGACCGGGTCCGAATCCACAGTGAATGACGTTCTCGGCCATGATCTTTCGTCGGACGCGAGCGGTACGTCCGCGGTCGCGGACGCGCAGAACTTCCGCGGTGTGCTGCCGCCGCGGAGCGCGAGCGTGTTCACCGGTGCGACCCCGGAATTGGCGGGTTTGCTGGCGGAGATCGTCGGGCCGCTGGTTATCCCGGAGCTTTCCGGCCGTGCCGGATCCGATGCGCTCGGCGTGCTGGACGTGCATCGCATCGGCCTGGCCCGGATCGCGGAATTGTCCGGCAGCCTGGAACGCCCGGCGCAGTGGTGGTATTCGCTGTATGACGCCTTGGAGCCGTTCGTCCTGGATCCCCTCTCCGTGGAGGAGTTGGGCGCGCTGGCGGTGCCGCTGACCGACGGCCGAGTGGTGACGGGCCCGCGCACGGTGGTGCTGGATGATCAACTGGAATCGGCGATTCCGGTGCATTGGGCCCGCCTGGTGCATCCGGAGGCCGCACACGAACTGCTGGGCCGTTTGGGAGCACGTGCCGCGACCCCGGAGGATCTGCTGAACGATCCTGCCCTGCGGGCGATTCTGGAGGACGACCCGAGCGACCCGGATACCGTGGAGGCGGTGCTGAACCTGGCCGCCAACGCGATCCCCGGTTCCTTGCCGTCCTGGCTCGGCCTGCTCGAATTGCCCGACAGCACAGGCGAATTGCTCCCCGCCGATGAACTCCTCCTGCCCGAGGCCCCGCTGGGACGCGTCCTGGTGGAGGAATCACCATTCGAGACCATCGCCGATGAGACGCTGATCAAGTACGGCCCGGAAGCCTTGCGCGCCATCGGTGTCGGCTGGAGTTTCACCGTGCTGACCGAGGAGGACCCCACCGGTCCGGATCATCATCTCGATGACGAGGACAGCTGGTGGGAGGATCTGCGGGAGGACCCGCCGGTGCTGCGGGCCGTCCGCGACCTGGACCTGGTCGACGAGGAAGAGTGGCCGGAAGCGTTGCGCCTCTTGCTCTCCGACGAAACCACTCGCCCGCTGCTCGCCGATCGCGACGGCTATACGGCCTGGTGGCTGCGTAAGCACGCGCATATCGACGGTATCCCGCTCGGACTGATGCGCCATCCCGAGGATGAGAGCCTGCACGGTCTGCTCCCGGCGATCCCGGGCTTCGCCGATCCGGATCTGCGCATCCTGCGCGGCGTTCTCTCGGCACCCGAGATCATGACCGCCCAGCTGGCGGAGGAGCTCCTGGACGCACTCGCCGATCCTGCGAGAATGCCTACCCCCGAGGCGATTTCGACCACGCACCGCCGTCTGGCGGAGGCCATGGCGGCGGGTCTGCTCGACGTCGACGATCTGGATTTCCCGGGTCAGGTCCGCGCGCTCTCGGGTGCGGTCATCGATCCCGCCGACGCTCTGGTCCTGGATCAGCCCTGGTTCGGTCCGGCGCTACCCGCCGACCGTCTGGTGGTGGGCGATATCGCCTCCGCGCAATCGCTTGCGGCCCTACTGGATCTGCCTCTCGCATCGGAGGTGGTCACCGCCGAAGTGCTCGGCGTCGGCCGCGCCACCACCTGGTCCGCCGACCCGCTCGGCATCCTGCTCCGCCTGCAGCTCGATACCCCTACCCGCACAGGCGAACTCGTCATCCACGAGGAACTCCGCGTTCGTCTCACGGGCGCGGTAGAGGCCACGGTCGCAGTGCCGTGGTGGCAGGTCGGCGATACGACGCACGTCCGGTCTCAACCCCACAGCGGCTAG
- a CDS encoding glutaminyl-peptide cyclotransferase: MERKRRAPVAAVKIVLSTAMCLAAAITACDRADDTPSLRVEVIATRPHDTQAFTEGLEIDGDTLYESTGLSGQSYIRATTLDGANELARAELSAPMFGEGITAAGELLWQLTYKDGIAIARDPKTLAELRRTTFDGEGWGLCTRGGRVLMSNGTDTLTFRDPKTFAPTGTITLTSHQGSKLNELDCAPDGSVYANAWPTDTILHIDPETGAVLHTIDASALYPRSTRPPGADVLNGIATLPGTDHFLLTGKKWPTTYEVRFTPA; the protein is encoded by the coding sequence ATGGAGCGCAAACGTCGTGCACCGGTAGCGGCCGTGAAGATCGTGCTGTCCACGGCCATGTGCCTGGCCGCCGCAATCACCGCATGCGACAGAGCTGACGACACGCCGAGTCTGCGTGTCGAAGTCATCGCGACTCGCCCGCACGACACGCAGGCATTCACCGAAGGTCTCGAGATCGACGGCGACACGCTGTACGAAAGCACCGGGCTCTCCGGTCAGTCGTACATCCGCGCAACCACCCTCGACGGCGCGAACGAGCTCGCGCGCGCCGAGTTGTCCGCGCCGATGTTCGGCGAGGGCATCACCGCGGCCGGGGAGCTGCTGTGGCAGCTCACCTACAAGGACGGCATCGCCATTGCCCGCGATCCGAAAACCCTTGCCGAACTGCGCAGAACCACCTTCGACGGCGAGGGCTGGGGCCTGTGTACCCGCGGCGGTCGCGTCCTCATGAGCAATGGCACCGACACCCTCACCTTCCGCGACCCGAAAACCTTCGCCCCCACCGGAACCATCACCCTCACCAGCCATCAGGGCAGCAAACTCAATGAACTCGACTGCGCCCCCGACGGTTCCGTCTACGCCAACGCCTGGCCCACCGACACCATCCTGCACATCGACCCCGAAACCGGCGCTGTCCTGCACACCATCGACGCCTCCGCCCTCTATCCCCGCTCCACCCGCCCGCCCGGAGCCGACGTCCTCAACGGCATAGCCACCCTCCCCGGCACCGACCACTTCCTCCTCACCGGAAAGAAGTGGCCCACCACCTACGAAGTCCGTTTCACCCCCGCCTGA
- a CDS encoding DUF2771 domain-containing protein, whose product MSKPNARTIVALLAALLVVAVAYVAVIAVVAHRASKPEPEITAYAHGKAVTVSPFMFCDPKVANSQIDLNDCSTSESISNLDVPSGTPLQISLPKEIANAPWRMKLWYRIPGDNVAVGAFSYDDYKKGLVNTEVKSDGTPYAITVPTPNDPQIKLAVAELYLPVPAMDAAGNVGWVPSAIWSIHTPAYQGLEIQ is encoded by the coding sequence GTGAGCAAACCGAACGCCCGCACGATCGTCGCGCTATTGGCGGCCCTGCTCGTGGTGGCCGTGGCCTATGTCGCCGTCATCGCGGTGGTGGCCCATCGTGCGAGCAAGCCGGAGCCGGAGATCACCGCGTACGCGCACGGTAAGGCGGTCACGGTGTCGCCCTTCATGTTCTGCGATCCGAAGGTCGCGAACAGCCAGATTGACCTGAACGACTGCAGCACCAGCGAATCGATCTCGAACCTCGATGTGCCCTCGGGTACCCCGCTGCAGATCTCCCTGCCCAAGGAGATCGCGAACGCGCCCTGGCGGATGAAGCTCTGGTACCGCATCCCCGGTGACAATGTCGCGGTCGGCGCCTTCTCCTATGACGATTACAAGAAGGGCCTGGTCAACACCGAGGTCAAGAGCGACGGCACACCGTACGCCATCACGGTGCCCACCCCGAACGATCCGCAGATCAAGCTGGCCGTGGCCGAGTTGTACCTGCCGGTGCCGGCCATGGACGCGGCGGGCAATGTGGGCTGGGTGCCCAGCGCCATCTGGTCCATCCACACCCCGGCGTATCAGGGTCTCGAGATCCAGTGA